A DNA window from Oryzias latipes chromosome 5, ASM223467v1 contains the following coding sequences:
- the LOC101170421 gene encoding probable G-protein coupled receptor 22 yields METEGYRDLLETSDGQGVGLLDGGSEVGVEEGWSEPYPLSFQVSLTTVLMLELVLGFSSNLTVLVLYCAQSNLVDSVSNLVTVNLHVLDILVCLLCLPLTVAVILLPANENGVGSLATLCCFHEACVTFTSVATAVNVLVISLDRYDISVRPASRLLTPRRAALLLAAVWAVSLAVFFLPFLEGDFFSSATEEDEDEELERHSNDSELTTGLTPIYSSFPPSVSPSTQPPSLSHHLPPVWQNRTLLCVGGQGYYTGLAMYYHLLLQVPCFFIAVAVMLFTYSRILQALNIRIGSHMMRSTRAKDSTCRIRCRRRKRKDLSLPTEAASSNQNPNQNQTPLIPSATPTPTSPPPLSSIPPGISDSGATVTTVSTAATTPIATTPATPASPTPASASAQTRASTPLPASSMGVQASVSAIIALRRAVRRHRDRRERQRRVLKMSLIIISTFLGCWAPLSAVNVLILCMGPSDSLVRLRLCFLAMAYGTTIFHPLLYAFTRQKLRRALKTRVKKRVVSLLQVDPAPSGGTIIHNSWVEGGGQRKGRKSRVEASDGTDRCLTDTVRE; encoded by the coding sequence ATGGAGACTGAAGGGTATCGTGACCTCCTAGAGACCAGCGATGGTCAGGGGGTGGGCCTGCTGGATGGAGGGAGCGAGGTGGGTGTGGAGGAAGGGTGGAGTGAGCCGTACCCTCTCAGCTTCCAGGTTTCGTTGACCACTGTGCTGATGCTTGAACTTGTGTTGGGCTTCAGCAGCAACCTGACCGTGCTCGTGCTCTACTGTGCTCAATCAAACCTGGTGGATTCAGTCAGCAACCTGGTGACAGTCAACCTCCATGTGCTTGACATTCTGGTCTGCTTGCTGTGTCTACCGTTAACGGTGGCTGTCATCCTGCTGCCTGCTAATGAAAATGGAGTTGGTAGCTTGGCCACACTTTGCTGCTTTCATGAGGCCTGCGTCACATTCACCAGTGTGGCCACAGCCGTCAACGTGCTGGTCATCAGCTTGGACCGATACGACATCTCGGTGCGTCCGGCCAGTCGTCTGCTGACCCCAAGGCGTGCCGCACTTCTCCTGGCAGCAGTGTGGGCCGTATCTCTGGCGGTCTTCTTCCTGCCCTTCCTTGAAGGCGACTTTTTCTCTTCAGCCACTGAAGAGGATGAGGACGAAGAGCTGGAAAGGCACAGCAATGACTCAGAGCTCACCACCGGACTGACTCCCATTTATTCATCCTTCCCTCCTTCCGTTTCACCGTCTACTCAACCACCCTCCCTTTCGCACCATCTGCCTCCAGTATGGCAGAACAGGACTTTGCTGTGTGTTGGAGGGCAGGGGTATTACACAGGCCTGGCCATGTATTATCACTTGTTACTCCAAGTGCCCTGCTTCTTCATTGCCGTGGCAGTGATGCTTTTCACCTACTCCAGGATCTTACAGGCGCTCAACATCCGTATCGGCTCCCACATGATGAGGAGTACACGTGCAAAGGACTCCACCTGCAGGATACGCTGCAGGAGGCGGAAAAGGAAGGACTTGAGCCTGCCAACGGAAGCAGCGTCCTCCAACCAGAACCCAAACCAGAACCAGACTCCTCTAATTCCTTCCGCGACTCCGACACCAACATCTCCTCCACCGCTCTCCTCTATCCCTCCAGGAATTTCTGACAGTGGGGCAACAGTGACTACCGTCAGTACTGCTGCAACAACCCCCATTGCAACTACACCAGCAACCCCTGCTTCTCCAACCCCAGCTTCAGCTTCAGCTCAGACCCGCGCCTCCACCCCTCTGCCTGCATCCTCCATGGGTGTGCAGGCCTCCGTTTCTGCAATAATAGCTCTGAGGCGGGCGGTGCGCAGGCACAGGGACCGAAGAGAGCGTCAGCGCCGAGTTCTAAAAATGTCCCTGATCATCATATCTACCTTCTTGGGCTGCTGGGCTCCTCTGTCTGCAGTCAACGTTTTGATCCTGTGCATGGGCCCCAGCGACAGTCTGGTGAGGCTTCGCCTGTGCTTCTTAGCAATGGCCTATGGAACGACCATTTTCCATCCTCTACTCTATGCTTTTACCAGGCAGAAACTGAGGCGTGCTCTGAAAACACGTGTCAAAAAAAGAGTTGTGTCGCTGTTGCAGGTAGACCCAGCTCCCAGCGGGGGGACCATTATTCATAACTCTTGGGTGGAGGGCGGTGGCCAGAGAAAGGGTCGCAAGTCACGGGTAGAAGCCAGTGACGGCACTGATCGGTGCCTCACGGATACAGTGAGGGAATAA